Proteins found in one Podarcis muralis chromosome 5, rPodMur119.hap1.1, whole genome shotgun sequence genomic segment:
- the LOC114598921 gene encoding cytochrome P450 2J4-like isoform X1 — translation MLLQLLSVLWEALSLQIVLVFLATFLLLADYKKRIRPRDFPPGPRPLPLLGNIPHFGAKDPHLAAQKLAEKYGNVFSIQLGKTWIVIVNGLRLVKEALVHQGENFIDRPNLPFTKEITRGLGVLTSNGLTWKQQRRFAISTLRNFGLGKRTLEERIQEESRYLKEAIEVEKGQPFDPHFQINNAVSNIICSVTFGDRFDYHDSNFQKFLRFFDEIMYLQGSIWIQLYNAFPALMKLLPGPHQTVKRNWGELKSFVGEIVEKHEDDRNPSEPRDFIDAYLNQMATEDAASSFHKDNLLHSTLDLFFAGTESTSTTLRWALLYMAIFPEIQARVQEEIDSVIGQSRQPAMDDRNSMPYTNAVVHEVQRISSIVPLNGPRMTAKDTTLAGFHVPKETVLITNLTSVLFDEDEWETPNMFNPGHFLENGQFRRREAFLPFSAGKRVCLGEQLARTELFLFFTALLQKFTFQAPKGVTLSLDHRSGLTLSPQPYRICAISR, via the exons ATGCTGCTCCAGTTGCTCTCTGTCCTCTGGGAGGCCTTGTCCCTGCAAATCGTTCTGGTGTTTCTGGCAACATTTCTACTTCTTGCTGATTACAAGAAAAGGATTCGTCCAAGGGATTTCCCCCCAGGGCCCAGGCCTCTTCCCTTGCTGGGTAATATACCACATTTTGGTGCAAAGGACCCACATTTGGCAGCACAGAAG tTGGCAGAAAAATATGGCAATGTCTTCAGCATTCAGCTTGGGAAAACATGGATCGTGATTGTGAATGGATTGCGTCTGGTGAAAGAAGCTCTTGTCCATCAGGGTGAAAACTTCATAGATCGTCCAAATCTTCCTTTTACCAAGGAAATCACTAGGGGATTGG GAGTGTTGACCTCTAATGGTCTTACCTGGAAACAACAGAGACGATTTGCCATATCAACGCTCAGAAACTTTGGTTTGGGTAAAAGGACTTTAGAAGAACGAATACAGGAGGAGAGCCGATACCTAAAGGAAGCTATTGAAGTTGAGAAAG ggcAGCCATTTGACCCTCACTTTCAGATTAATAATGCTGTTTCAAATATCATTTGTTCTGTCACTTTTGGGGACCGCTTTGATTACCATGACAGTAATTTCCAGAAGTTTCTGCGCTTCTTTGATGAGATAATGTATCTTCAGGGAAGTATTTGGATTCAG CTGTACAATGCATTTCCCGCTCTCATGAAGCTCTTGCCAGGGCCCCATCAGACCGTTAAAAGAAACTGGGGAGAACTGAAATCCTTTGTGGGAGAAATCGTTGAAAAACATGAAGACGACCGGAACCCATCTGAACCCAGAGACTTCATAGATGCGTACCTGAATCAAATGGCCACG GAGGATGCTGCTTCCAGTTTTCATAAAGACAACCTCCTACATTCAACACTGGATCTCTTTTTTGCTGGAACAGAATCAACTTCCACAACCCTGCGCTGGGCCTTGCTGTACATGGCCATTTTCCCGGAAATTCAAG CAAGGGTCCAAGAGGAAATAGATTCTGTGATTGGCCAGTCTCGCCAGCCAGCGATGGATGACAGGAACAGCATGCCCTATACCAATGCGGTTGTTCATGAAGTTCAAAGAATAAGCAGCATTGTGCCTTTGAATGGGCCCCGGATGACAGCTAAGGACACGACACTGGCTGGGTTTCATGTGCCCAAA GAAACCGTATTGATCACCAACCTGACCTCAGTGCTCTTTGATGAGGATGAGTGGGAAACACCCAATATGTTTAATCCTGGCCATTTTCTAGAGAATGGTCAGTTCCGGAGAAGGGAAGCATTCCTGCCGTTCTCTGCAG GAAAGCGAGTTTGTCTTGGAGAACAATTGGCCAGGActgagctttttcttttcttcactgCCCTACTTCAGAAGTTCACTTTCCAGGCTCCAAAAGGCGTGACATTAAGCCTTGACCATCGGTCAGGTCTTACGTTATCCCCCCAGCCATACCGGATATGCGCAATCTCTCGCTGA
- the LOC114598921 gene encoding cytochrome P450 2J2-like isoform X2, with translation MSHVLLGYVNDQLALSSSGPELAEKYGNVFSIQLGKTWIVIVNGLRLVKEALVHQGENFIDRPNLPFTKEITRGLGVLTSNGLTWKQQRRFAISTLRNFGLGKRTLEERIQEESRYLKEAIEVEKGQPFDPHFQINNAVSNIICSVTFGDRFDYHDSNFQKFLRFFDEIMYLQGSIWIQLYNAFPALMKLLPGPHQTVKRNWGELKSFVGEIVEKHEDDRNPSEPRDFIDAYLNQMATEDAASSFHKDNLLHSTLDLFFAGTESTSTTLRWALLYMAIFPEIQARVQEEIDSVIGQSRQPAMDDRNSMPYTNAVVHEVQRISSIVPLNGPRMTAKDTTLAGFHVPKETVLITNLTSVLFDEDEWETPNMFNPGHFLENGQFRRREAFLPFSAGKRVCLGEQLARTELFLFFTALLQKFTFQAPKGVTLSLDHRSGLTLSPQPYRICAISR, from the exons ATGAGCCACGTATTGCTTGGGTATGTTAATGACCAGCTAGCTCTGTCCAGCTCCGGTCCAGAG tTGGCAGAAAAATATGGCAATGTCTTCAGCATTCAGCTTGGGAAAACATGGATCGTGATTGTGAATGGATTGCGTCTGGTGAAAGAAGCTCTTGTCCATCAGGGTGAAAACTTCATAGATCGTCCAAATCTTCCTTTTACCAAGGAAATCACTAGGGGATTGG GAGTGTTGACCTCTAATGGTCTTACCTGGAAACAACAGAGACGATTTGCCATATCAACGCTCAGAAACTTTGGTTTGGGTAAAAGGACTTTAGAAGAACGAATACAGGAGGAGAGCCGATACCTAAAGGAAGCTATTGAAGTTGAGAAAG ggcAGCCATTTGACCCTCACTTTCAGATTAATAATGCTGTTTCAAATATCATTTGTTCTGTCACTTTTGGGGACCGCTTTGATTACCATGACAGTAATTTCCAGAAGTTTCTGCGCTTCTTTGATGAGATAATGTATCTTCAGGGAAGTATTTGGATTCAG CTGTACAATGCATTTCCCGCTCTCATGAAGCTCTTGCCAGGGCCCCATCAGACCGTTAAAAGAAACTGGGGAGAACTGAAATCCTTTGTGGGAGAAATCGTTGAAAAACATGAAGACGACCGGAACCCATCTGAACCCAGAGACTTCATAGATGCGTACCTGAATCAAATGGCCACG GAGGATGCTGCTTCCAGTTTTCATAAAGACAACCTCCTACATTCAACACTGGATCTCTTTTTTGCTGGAACAGAATCAACTTCCACAACCCTGCGCTGGGCCTTGCTGTACATGGCCATTTTCCCGGAAATTCAAG CAAGGGTCCAAGAGGAAATAGATTCTGTGATTGGCCAGTCTCGCCAGCCAGCGATGGATGACAGGAACAGCATGCCCTATACCAATGCGGTTGTTCATGAAGTTCAAAGAATAAGCAGCATTGTGCCTTTGAATGGGCCCCGGATGACAGCTAAGGACACGACACTGGCTGGGTTTCATGTGCCCAAA GAAACCGTATTGATCACCAACCTGACCTCAGTGCTCTTTGATGAGGATGAGTGGGAAACACCCAATATGTTTAATCCTGGCCATTTTCTAGAGAATGGTCAGTTCCGGAGAAGGGAAGCATTCCTGCCGTTCTCTGCAG GAAAGCGAGTTTGTCTTGGAGAACAATTGGCCAGGActgagctttttcttttcttcactgCCCTACTTCAGAAGTTCACTTTCCAGGCTCCAAAAGGCGTGACATTAAGCCTTGACCATCGGTCAGGTCTTACGTTATCCCCCCAGCCATACCGGATATGCGCAATCTCTCGCTGA